Proteins encoded within one genomic window of Bradyrhizobium sp. 186:
- a CDS encoding nuclear transport factor 2 family protein yields the protein MSNEADDIVFAIIAKWCAGFAKLDAATLASLYSKNAFFFGSNPKLYRGQDGVAAYFNGLPRWRAPRVGFSEVVAAPVAPEVINMAGIASFDFGEKAAPLSVKITWVIVREDSDWKIASHHVSSKTPLIEQ from the coding sequence ATGAGCAACGAAGCCGACGACATCGTTTTCGCCATCATCGCGAAATGGTGCGCCGGCTTCGCGAAGCTCGACGCGGCAACGCTCGCCTCGCTCTATTCAAAAAACGCCTTCTTCTTCGGCTCGAACCCGAAACTCTATCGCGGCCAAGACGGTGTCGCGGCCTATTTCAATGGCCTGCCGCGCTGGCGTGCGCCGCGCGTCGGCTTCTCCGAGGTGGTGGCGGCGCCGGTCGCCCCTGAGGTGATCAATATGGCAGGTATCGCCTCGTTCGACTTCGGCGAGAAGGCCGCGCCGCTCTCGGTCAAGATCACCTGGGTGATCGTCCGCGAGGACAGCGACTGGAAGATCGCGAGCCATCACGTGTCTTCAAAGACCCCGCTGATCGAGCAATAG
- a CDS encoding SPW repeat protein — protein MRIQHWQDAASLLVGVWLVLSSFVLGLSGAAVWFTIALGLGVMLFAVEAFVIPSYLEEWGEMLLGLALVLAPWSIGYEPVSATVSSVLSGLLVILLAAWELMTDRDFSAWWHDHWPHRAR, from the coding sequence ATGCGCATCCAACATTGGCAAGACGCTGCCAGCCTGTTGGTGGGCGTATGGCTGGTCCTGTCGTCCTTTGTCCTGGGTTTATCCGGGGCAGCTGTCTGGTTCACCATCGCACTCGGGCTCGGCGTCATGCTGTTTGCCGTAGAAGCCTTTGTGATTCCGTCCTACCTGGAAGAATGGGGCGAAATGCTGCTGGGCCTGGCTCTGGTGCTGGCGCCATGGTCCATTGGCTATGAGCCCGTATCGGCCACGGTCAGCAGCGTATTGTCGGGCCTATTGGTGATCTTGCTCGCTGCTTGGGAATTGATGACCGATCGCGACTTCAGTGCCTGGTGGCACGATCACTGGCCTCATCGCGCCCGCTGA
- a CDS encoding DUF2171 domain-containing protein, protein MQNIAEHMEVIGADGVHVGTVDRVEGNRIKLTKKDSGEGSHKGHHHFIDKGLVADVEGNKVRLSAKADVAVTMEEEK, encoded by the coding sequence ATGCAGAACATCGCTGAGCATATGGAAGTCATCGGCGCCGACGGCGTCCATGTCGGCACGGTCGATCGTGTCGAGGGCAACCGCATCAAGCTGACCAAGAAGGACAGCGGCGAGGGCAGCCATAAGGGCCACCATCACTTCATCGACAAGGGGCTCGTCGCCGATGTCGAGGGCAACAAGGTGCGGCTCTCGGCCAAGGCGGATGTGGCCGTGACGATGGAAGAGGAAAAGTAG
- the glp gene encoding gephyrin-like molybdotransferase Glp has protein sequence MALMPVSDALAAVLAGAEPLAEEAVPLTDAFHRVLARDVAARRTQPPQAMSAMDGYAVRAADAAKVDAQLTVIGEVAAGRPFAGTVGAGEAVRIFTGGVVPDGADAVVIQEDTVANGKRITIKETAIAGRHIRPAGVDFREGDVLLRTGTRLTERGLALAAGMNHPSLPVRRRPKVAILATGDELVMPGTAPGPGQIVYSNGYALHALARSEGAETIDLGVAADTLEATTAGIRSARESGADILITTGGASVGDHDLVRPALNAEGISMAFWKIAMRPGKPMMHGRLGAMRVIGLPGNPVSSYVCGFLFMVPLIRALSGREVIHHRRERAVLGRDVGANDQREDYLRARLELREDGTLVALPVNHQDSSLLANLAAAQALLVRAPFAPKAEAGMPCEVLRLPV, from the coding sequence GTGGCCTTGATGCCGGTTTCCGATGCGCTTGCTGCCGTGCTCGCGGGCGCAGAGCCTCTGGCCGAGGAAGCGGTCCCTCTCACCGATGCCTTCCATCGCGTGCTCGCGCGCGATGTCGCGGCACGGCGCACGCAGCCGCCGCAGGCGATGTCGGCGATGGACGGATATGCCGTGCGCGCGGCCGATGCGGCCAAGGTCGACGCCCAGCTCACCGTGATCGGCGAGGTGGCGGCCGGCCGGCCGTTCGCGGGAACCGTCGGCGCCGGCGAAGCGGTGCGGATCTTCACCGGTGGCGTCGTTCCCGATGGCGCTGATGCCGTCGTGATCCAGGAGGACACGGTCGCAAACGGTAAGCGCATCACGATCAAGGAGACCGCAATTGCCGGACGGCACATCCGCCCCGCGGGCGTCGATTTTCGCGAGGGCGACGTGCTGCTGCGGACGGGCACCCGCCTTACCGAGCGAGGCCTGGCGCTCGCCGCCGGCATGAACCACCCGTCCCTGCCTGTCCGCCGCCGACCGAAGGTCGCTATCCTCGCGACCGGCGACGAGCTGGTGATGCCAGGCACCGCACCCGGCCCAGGACAGATCGTCTATTCCAACGGCTACGCCCTGCACGCGCTGGCGCGCAGCGAGGGCGCCGAAACGATCGACCTCGGTGTCGCCGCCGATACGCTGGAGGCCACCACCGCCGGCATCCGCAGCGCACGCGAGAGCGGCGCCGACATCCTGATCACGACCGGCGGCGCGTCGGTCGGCGACCACGACCTGGTCCGGCCGGCGCTCAACGCCGAGGGCATTTCGATGGCGTTCTGGAAGATCGCGATGCGACCGGGCAAGCCCATGATGCACGGGCGTCTCGGCGCGATGCGCGTGATCGGCCTGCCCGGCAATCCGGTATCGTCCTATGTTTGCGGCTTCCTGTTCATGGTGCCGCTGATTCGCGCGCTGTCGGGCCGCGAGGTGATTCATCACCGCCGCGAGCGCGCCGTGCTCGGCCGCGATGTCGGTGCCAATGATCAGCGCGAGGACTATCTTCGCGCGCGCCTGGAGCTGCGCGAGGACGGCACCCTGGTGGCCCTTCCCGTCAACCATCAGGATTCTTCGCTGCTTGCGAATCTTGCTGCGGCACAGGCACTTCTCGTGCGCGCACCATTCGCGCCGAAGGCCGAGGCGGGCATGCCCTGCGAGGTGCTGCGACTGCCGGTCTGA
- a CDS encoding HAD family phosphatase: protein MTPLSPGSADALLFDLGRVVLDIDFSRAIACWAGHAGCKPEAIVARYVRDEAYRLHEVGKISDEDYFQSLRASLGIGISDAEFLEGWNAIFAGEMPDIAELLPRAAKQMPLYAFSNTNRPHVDHFSKKYADLLGHFRELYLSSSIGLRKPDAEAFDHVVAAIGVSARRIVFFDDLAENIEGARACGLTAVHVTSPRDVGNALKALGI from the coding sequence ATGACACCGCTCTCTCCCGGCAGCGCGGATGCGCTTCTGTTCGATCTCGGGCGCGTCGTGCTCGACATCGATTTCTCCAGGGCGATCGCCTGCTGGGCGGGACATGCCGGTTGCAAGCCCGAGGCCATCGTCGCGCGCTATGTGCGTGACGAGGCCTACCGGCTGCACGAGGTCGGCAAGATCAGTGACGAGGATTATTTCCAGTCGTTACGCGCTTCGCTCGGAATCGGTATTTCGGATGCGGAGTTTCTGGAGGGCTGGAACGCGATCTTCGCCGGCGAGATGCCCGACATCGCCGAGCTTTTACCGCGCGCGGCCAAGCAGATGCCGCTCTACGCCTTCTCCAACACCAACCGGCCGCATGTCGACCATTTCTCGAAGAAATATGCCGATCTGCTCGGCCATTTCCGCGAGCTGTACCTGTCGTCCAGTATCGGTCTGCGCAAACCGGACGCGGAAGCCTTCGACCATGTCGTGGCCGCGATCGGCGTGTCGGCAAGGCGTATCGTGTTTTTCGACGACCTCGCTGAGAACATCGAGGGAGCGCGGGCGTGCGGATTGACCGCGGTGCATGTGACCTCGCCCCGTGATGTTGGCAATGCATTGAAAGCGCTGGGGATCTGA
- the lexA gene encoding transcriptional repressor LexA has translation MLTRKQYELLRFISERLKESGVPPSFDEMKDALDLRSKSGIHRLITALEERGFIRRLPNRARAIEVIKLPELQAAAGSRRGFTPSVIEGNLGKVRSSAPADDGERPVAVPVMGRIAAGTPIEALQTRSHTISVPPDMLGSGEHYALEVRGDSMVEAGILDGDMALIQRNESADTGDIVVALIDDEEATLKRFRRRGASIALEPANASYEVRILPPNRVKIQGKLIGLYRKY, from the coding sequence ATGTTAACGCGCAAACAATACGAGCTTCTGCGGTTCATCAGCGAACGTCTGAAGGAAAGCGGCGTGCCGCCCTCCTTCGACGAGATGAAGGACGCGCTCGACCTGCGCTCGAAATCGGGCATCCATCGCCTGATCACCGCGCTCGAGGAGCGCGGCTTCATCCGGCGCCTGCCCAACCGGGCCCGCGCCATCGAGGTGATCAAGCTGCCCGAGCTCCAGGCCGCCGCCGGTAGCCGCCGCGGCTTCACGCCGAGCGTCATCGAGGGCAATCTCGGCAAGGTGCGCTCCAGCGCGCCGGCGGACGACGGCGAGCGCCCCGTCGCGGTGCCGGTGATGGGCCGCATCGCGGCCGGTACGCCGATCGAGGCCTTGCAGACCCGTAGCCACACCATCAGCGTACCGCCGGACATGCTCGGCTCTGGCGAGCACTACGCGCTCGAAGTGCGCGGCGATTCGATGGTCGAGGCCGGCATCCTCGACGGCGACATGGCGCTGATCCAGCGCAACGAGAGCGCCGATACCGGCGACATCGTCGTGGCGCTGATCGACGACGAGGAAGCAACGCTGAAGCGCTTCCGCCGCCGCGGCGCCTCGATCGCCCTCGAGCCCGCCAATGCCTCCTATGAGGTGCGCATCCTGCCGCCGAACCGGGTGAAAATTCAGGGCAAGCTGATCGGGCTGTACCGGAAGTACTGA
- a CDS encoding ComEC/Rec2 family competence protein, producing the protein MAEPGRPVRSQGIAETWPVGRTAPAGGFVPAGFGIWPSIVETLRAWLSAEAGAGRLLPWVPVAFGCGIALYFAADHEPVLWVVAATAVALTLGAVLLWRSRLFAPAIMIAAVAAGFAMATWKTARIAHTVLAKPLYSVSLSGFVETRDIRERTDRFVLRVTSMEAQRSDVKLERVRLSVRKGTAPEVGSFVQLKARLMPPLSPVRPGSYDFSRDMFFQGIGASGFVMGAIAASVPSDAAGLRLRYAAFMQGLRDAIDTRIRATLDGDNRAIATALLTGRRDAITTPVNDAMFISGLGHVLSISGYHMAVVAGVVFFAVRALLALIPGLAVGFAIKKWSAAAALVAAAFYLLLSGAEVATQRSFFMTAVVLIAVIVDRRAITFRTLAVAALIVLAVAPESLVHPSFQMSFAATLGLVALVQVGMPNLFASPDHSATARIAMWGGREIAMLFLASLIAGFATTPYAAFHFHRVTPFGVLANLAAMPVVSALVMPAGLLGLLAAPFGLDGPFWWLMGIGIDWMIAVTRWVAALPGAVGRIGAFGIAPLIAASLGIILMGLLRTPLRWSGALVLLASIAWGLSVRQPDILIAGDGQSIAVRGRDGHLHLIRANKDGFLLKEWLAADADSRDGGNASLSDAVSCDESGCVTPLADGRLVALALRIDALADDCSRAALVVTARPAPPDCAAMVVDRQRLATQGALALTQRDDGFAVRAVRARGTSRPWLPTAAGEGDFDGSLAPKTAAPRSKDATPSEADLQAED; encoded by the coding sequence ATGGCGGAGCCGGGCCGGCCAGTACGGTCCCAGGGTATCGCGGAGACTTGGCCCGTCGGCCGCACCGCGCCGGCCGGTGGCTTTGTGCCGGCGGGCTTTGGCATTTGGCCGTCGATCGTCGAGACCTTGCGCGCGTGGCTGAGCGCGGAAGCCGGCGCAGGGCGGCTGTTGCCTTGGGTGCCCGTCGCCTTCGGCTGCGGCATCGCGCTCTATTTCGCCGCCGATCATGAGCCGGTGCTCTGGGTCGTTGCCGCGACGGCGGTCGCGCTCACGCTTGGCGCCGTCCTGCTGTGGCGGAGCCGGCTGTTTGCTCCCGCCATCATGATCGCGGCGGTCGCAGCCGGTTTTGCGATGGCGACCTGGAAGACGGCGCGCATCGCCCATACCGTGCTGGCCAAGCCGCTCTATTCTGTATCGCTGTCGGGTTTCGTCGAGACCCGCGACATCCGCGAGCGCACCGACCGTTTCGTGCTGCGCGTGACCTCGATGGAGGCGCAGCGCAGCGACGTCAAGCTCGAGCGCGTGCGCCTGTCGGTGCGCAAGGGCACCGCGCCCGAGGTCGGCAGCTTCGTGCAGTTGAAGGCGCGGCTGATGCCGCCGCTCTCGCCGGTGCGGCCCGGCAGTTATGATTTCTCGCGTGACATGTTCTTTCAGGGTATCGGCGCCTCTGGTTTCGTGATGGGCGCGATCGCGGCATCGGTGCCATCAGATGCCGCCGGCTTGCGGCTGCGTTATGCCGCATTCATGCAGGGCCTGCGCGATGCGATCGACACGCGCATCCGCGCCACGCTCGACGGCGACAACCGCGCGATCGCGACCGCGCTGCTCACCGGCCGGCGCGATGCGATCACGACACCCGTCAACGACGCCATGTTCATCTCGGGCCTTGGCCACGTGCTCTCGATCTCCGGCTACCACATGGCGGTCGTGGCCGGCGTCGTCTTCTTCGCGGTGCGGGCGTTGCTCGCGCTCATCCCGGGACTGGCGGTCGGCTTTGCCATCAAGAAATGGTCGGCGGCGGCGGCATTGGTCGCCGCGGCGTTCTATCTGCTGCTCTCGGGCGCGGAGGTTGCAACGCAGAGATCGTTCTTCATGACGGCGGTGGTTTTGATCGCGGTGATAGTCGATCGCCGCGCCATCACCTTTCGCACGTTGGCCGTGGCCGCGCTGATCGTGCTTGCCGTCGCGCCGGAATCGCTGGTGCATCCGAGCTTCCAGATGTCGTTCGCGGCAACGCTCGGGCTGGTGGCGCTGGTGCAGGTCGGCATGCCGAACCTGTTCGCCTCGCCGGATCATTCCGCGACCGCGCGCATTGCCATGTGGGGCGGCCGCGAGATCGCGATGTTGTTTTTGGCCTCGCTGATCGCGGGGTTTGCGACCACGCCCTATGCCGCCTTCCATTTCCATCGCGTCACGCCGTTCGGCGTTCTCGCCAATCTCGCGGCGATGCCGGTGGTGTCGGCGCTGGTGATGCCGGCCGGACTGTTGGGATTGCTCGCGGCTCCCTTCGGGCTCGACGGCCCGTTCTGGTGGCTGATGGGGATCGGCATCGATTGGATGATCGCAGTCACGCGATGGGTGGCCGCGTTGCCCGGCGCGGTCGGGCGCATCGGCGCCTTCGGCATCGCGCCGCTGATCGCGGCAAGCCTCGGGATCATCCTGATGGGCCTGCTGCGCACACCCTTGCGCTGGTCAGGCGCGCTGGTGCTGCTGGCTTCGATCGCCTGGGGGCTTTCCGTCCGGCAGCCCGACATTCTGATTGCCGGTGACGGCCAGAGCATTGCTGTGCGGGGCAGGGACGGGCACCTGCACCTGATCAGGGCGAACAAGGATGGCTTTCTGCTGAAGGAGTGGCTTGCGGCCGACGCCGATTCCCGCGACGGCGGTAATGCCTCGCTTAGCGATGCAGTGTCGTGCGACGAGTCCGGCTGCGTGACGCCGCTCGCCGATGGGCGCCTGGTCGCGCTGGCGCTGCGCATCGACGCGCTGGCCGATGATTGCAGCCGCGCCGCGCTGGTGGTGACGGCACGACCGGCGCCGCCGGATTGTGCGGCGATGGTGGTTGATCGCCAGCGTCTCGCAACGCAGGGCGCGCTGGCGCTGACGCAGCGCGATGACGGGTTTGCGGTTCGGGCGGTGAGGGCGAGAGGCACAAGCCGCCCCTGGTTGCCGACCGCCGCCGGCGAAGGTGATTTCGACGGAAGCCTTGCGCCGAAGACGGCCGCGCCCCGCAGCAAGGACGCAACGCCCTCCGAGGCTGACTTGCAGGCCGAGGACTGA
- a CDS encoding alpha-hydroxy acid oxidase, with protein sequence MNEALRPQRNVELGASNEPFQNLHELIRKARSNLNQNAWDYIVGAAETETTMRRNRLSLDEIAFRPRVLRDVRKVDGSVEQFGRKMRLPVVLAPVGALEIFDPDGAASVARGAGAFGAAHMLSSVSEPGLEKTAEAAPDALRLFQLYVRGDDDFVADVVSRAVKHTYAGFCLTVDTAHYSRRERDIAKRYVRESRLRATGGDFQKGLEWRTVKMIKDKFNIPLILKGIATAEDAQIAVDHGVEWIYVSNHGGRQLDHGRGAMHVLPEIVEAVKGRAKIMVDGGFCRGTDIVKAIAAGADLVGIGRLQCWALAAAGEAGVTRMLELLEDEVLRCLGLLGTTSFAEVNKSCLHAATATNAPSVFSAFPLFDIEPYRY encoded by the coding sequence ATGAACGAAGCGCTCCGGCCGCAACGGAACGTCGAACTCGGCGCCAGCAACGAGCCGTTCCAGAACCTGCACGAACTGATCCGGAAGGCGCGCTCCAACCTCAACCAGAACGCCTGGGACTATATCGTCGGCGCCGCCGAGACCGAGACCACGATGCGCCGCAACCGCCTGTCGCTGGACGAGATCGCTTTCCGGCCCCGCGTGCTGCGCGACGTCCGCAAGGTCGACGGCTCCGTCGAGCAGTTCGGGCGCAAGATGCGCCTGCCGGTGGTGCTGGCCCCTGTCGGCGCGCTGGAGATCTTCGATCCGGATGGAGCGGCCAGCGTGGCACGCGGCGCCGGCGCCTTCGGGGCGGCGCACATGCTGAGCTCGGTGTCCGAGCCCGGTCTCGAGAAGACCGCCGAAGCCGCGCCGGATGCGCTGCGCCTGTTCCAGCTCTATGTCCGTGGCGACGACGACTTCGTCGCGGATGTCGTCAGCCGCGCCGTGAAGCACACCTACGCCGGCTTCTGCCTGACCGTCGACACTGCCCATTACAGCCGTCGTGAACGTGACATCGCCAAGCGTTACGTTCGCGAGAGCCGGCTGCGCGCCACAGGCGGCGACTTCCAGAAGGGTCTGGAGTGGCGGACCGTGAAGATGATCAAGGACAAGTTCAATATCCCGCTGATCCTCAAGGGCATCGCGACCGCCGAGGACGCACAGATCGCGGTCGATCACGGCGTCGAGTGGATCTACGTCTCCAACCATGGCGGCCGCCAGCTCGATCACGGCCGCGGCGCCATGCATGTGCTGCCCGAGATCGTCGAGGCCGTGAAGGGCCGCGCCAAGATCATGGTCGACGGCGGCTTCTGCCGCGGCACTGACATCGTCAAGGCGATCGCGGCAGGCGCCGACCTCGTCGGCATCGGCCGGCTGCAATGCTGGGCGCTGGCGGCAGCCGGCGAAGCCGGCGTAACGCGGATGCTGGAGCTCTTGGAGGACGAAGTGCTGCGCTGCCTCGGCCTGCTGGGAACCACCTCGTTCGCCGAGGTCAACAAGTCCTGCCTGCACGCGGCGACTGCCACCAATGCGCCGAGCGTGTTCAGCGCGTTCCCGCTGTTCGACATCGAGCCCTATCGATACTGA
- a CDS encoding MFS transporter produces MAVQVPSDFRRVIVAASVGNVIEWYDFYIFGSLAAVLSVKFFEQSHPVAALLSTIALFTAGFLIRPLGAFLFGWMGDRVGRKYTFLITLSGMGLGTGAIGLIPTYQSIGLTAAFVLFGLRMIQGLCLGGEYGGAITYVAEHVPDDKRGYYTGWLQTSPTLGIVVSLAVIILTRTWFSNEVFDEWAWRVPFLVSFLLVAIAIYIRLQLQETPIFQEIRARGQMTTNPWKEAFLSSNIKYIGIAIVVLIGQGVVWYSGQFWALYFLQQVSKVDALTSAYIVGAALLIATPSLIFFGWLSDQIGRKPVILGGMLLAAITYYPLYLWLGTVTQPGNINYPIAIFIIFILVCYVGMVYGPVGAFLAEYFPARIRYTSVSVPYHIGNGWGGGLVPFITSAAFAATGSIGYALIYPIAVPAVCFVLAVFLMPETRKISIWQPIEPRTAS; encoded by the coding sequence ATGGCAGTTCAAGTACCGAGCGATTTTCGCCGCGTGATTGTTGCTGCGTCGGTGGGAAACGTTATCGAATGGTATGATTTCTATATCTTCGGCAGCCTGGCCGCAGTTCTGTCGGTCAAGTTCTTCGAGCAGTCCCACCCGGTTGCAGCCCTCCTCAGCACGATCGCGCTGTTCACTGCGGGCTTCCTGATCCGCCCGCTGGGAGCCTTCCTCTTTGGATGGATGGGCGACAGGGTCGGACGAAAGTATACGTTCCTCATCACGCTGAGCGGAATGGGACTGGGTACGGGGGCAATCGGGTTGATCCCAACCTACCAGTCCATCGGTCTGACGGCGGCGTTCGTGCTGTTCGGCTTGCGCATGATCCAGGGTCTGTGCCTGGGCGGCGAATATGGCGGCGCCATCACCTATGTCGCGGAGCATGTGCCGGACGACAAGCGCGGCTACTACACCGGCTGGCTACAGACCTCACCGACTCTCGGCATCGTGGTGTCACTGGCCGTGATCATCCTGACACGGACTTGGTTCAGCAATGAGGTCTTCGACGAATGGGCCTGGCGCGTTCCATTCCTGGTGTCTTTCCTGCTGGTGGCCATCGCGATCTACATTCGGCTCCAGCTCCAGGAGACGCCGATCTTCCAGGAGATCAGGGCCCGCGGCCAAATGACGACGAATCCGTGGAAGGAGGCCTTCCTCAGCTCCAACATCAAATACATCGGGATCGCGATCGTGGTCCTGATCGGACAGGGCGTGGTATGGTACAGTGGCCAGTTTTGGGCGCTGTACTTCCTGCAGCAGGTCTCCAAGGTGGATGCGCTGACCTCGGCCTATATCGTGGGAGCCGCGCTGCTGATCGCAACACCGAGCCTGATCTTCTTCGGCTGGCTGTCGGATCAGATCGGCCGCAAGCCGGTGATCTTGGGCGGCATGCTGCTCGCCGCGATCACGTACTATCCGCTGTATCTGTGGCTGGGAACGGTGACGCAGCCCGGCAACATCAACTATCCGATCGCGATCTTCATCATTTTCATCCTCGTTTGCTACGTCGGGATGGTCTACGGGCCGGTTGGCGCATTCCTGGCGGAATACTTTCCGGCCAGGATCAGGTACACGTCGGTATCGGTGCCGTACCACATCGGCAACGGCTGGGGTGGCGGATTAGTGCCGTTCATCACATCGGCGGCCTTCGCGGCGACCGGCAGTATCGGCTACGCCCTGATCTACCCGATTGCGGTACCTGCGGTGTGCTTCGTGCTTGCGGTCTTCCTGATGCCGGAGACTCGCAAGATCAGCATCTGGCAACCGATCGAGCCCAGAACCGCATCGTAA
- the glnA gene encoding type I glutamate--ammonia ligase translates to MVAKCATAEDLVKAIKDDNFQMIDLRFTDLPGVWQHFSVPPSAVNADALNEGIGFDGSSIRGFQEIQESDMLVVADPASAFVDPYSQAKTLVLICNIRDPVTGQSYSRDARYIAQKAETYLKGTGRADTSYFGPEAEFFVFDDVRYGQGINYAMHEIDSSEGSWNTGAKEAPNLGHKPRPKEGYFPVPPTDSMQALRTEMVLTMESLGIQIEAHHHEVATGGQNEIDMRFNTLTRMADNLMIYKYVVKNTAHQHGKTATFMPKPLFEDNASGMHVHQSLWKGETNLFYDKGDYAELSQLGRYYIGGLLSHAWALCGLCAPTTNSYRRLVPGYEAPINLVYSQRNRSACCRIPMYSPNPRAKRVEFRSPDPSCNPYLAFAAMLMAGLDGIDNRIDPGSPIDKNLYDLPPAEAKEVKSTPGSLDQALDALERDHAFLLRGDVFTADVIETWLDYKRKKEVDPIRLRPHPYEFHLYYDI, encoded by the coding sequence ATGGTTGCGAAATGTGCGACAGCCGAAGATCTCGTGAAGGCGATCAAGGACGACAACTTCCAGATGATCGATTTGCGGTTCACAGACCTGCCGGGGGTGTGGCAACATTTTTCCGTCCCGCCAAGCGCGGTGAATGCCGATGCGCTCAATGAGGGCATTGGATTCGATGGCTCATCGATCCGCGGCTTCCAGGAGATCCAGGAAAGCGACATGCTAGTCGTCGCGGATCCGGCGTCGGCCTTCGTCGACCCCTATAGTCAGGCAAAGACGCTGGTCCTCATCTGCAACATCAGAGACCCGGTGACCGGCCAATCCTATAGCCGGGATGCCCGCTACATCGCCCAGAAAGCCGAAACCTACCTTAAGGGCACCGGGCGCGCCGATACGAGCTATTTCGGCCCGGAAGCGGAGTTCTTCGTATTCGACGACGTGCGCTACGGACAGGGCATCAACTACGCCATGCACGAAATCGACTCCAGCGAAGGCAGCTGGAACACCGGCGCAAAGGAAGCGCCGAATCTAGGCCACAAACCGCGCCCGAAGGAGGGATACTTTCCCGTTCCTCCGACCGACAGCATGCAGGCGCTACGCACCGAAATGGTGCTGACGATGGAATCTCTGGGGATCCAGATCGAAGCCCATCACCATGAGGTCGCAACCGGCGGCCAAAACGAGATCGACATGCGCTTCAACACCCTCACCCGCATGGCTGACAACCTGATGATCTACAAATACGTGGTGAAGAACACCGCGCATCAGCACGGCAAGACCGCGACATTCATGCCGAAGCCCCTGTTCGAGGACAACGCTTCGGGCATGCACGTTCACCAATCGCTGTGGAAGGGTGAGACCAATCTGTTCTACGACAAAGGTGACTACGCCGAGTTGAGCCAGCTCGGCCGCTACTACATCGGCGGGCTATTGAGCCACGCCTGGGCGTTGTGCGGGCTGTGCGCCCCCACCACGAACTCCTATCGGCGTCTGGTTCCGGGCTATGAAGCTCCGATCAACCTGGTTTATTCCCAGCGCAATCGCTCAGCCTGCTGCCGGATTCCGATGTATTCGCCAAATCCACGCGCAAAGCGCGTCGAGTTTCGTTCGCCAGATCCATCCTGCAATCCCTATCTGGCCTTTGCCGCGATGCTGATGGCCGGCCTTGACGGCATCGACAACCGGATCGACCCGGGCAGCCCGATCGACAAGAACCTGTACGACCTCCCGCCCGCGGAGGCGAAGGAGGTGAAGTCGACGCCGGGATCGCTGGATCAGGCACTTGACGCCCTCGAGCGCGATCACGCATTCCTGCTACGCGGCGATGTCTTCACCGCCGACGTGATCGAAACCTGGCTCGACTACAAGCGAAAGAAAGAGGTCGATCCTATTCGGCTGCGCCCGCATCCCTACGAGTTCCATCTCTACTACGACATCTAG